A region from the Halobacillus mangrovi genome encodes:
- a CDS encoding SGNH/GDSL hydrolase family protein, producing the protein MKYSKILFIGDSITESGRFDDTKGIGNGYVHKVVEKLGLPLDNVLNRGVEGDQIVDLANRWDQDVLAERPDLLSISIGVNDVWRQLDSPEMNQISPEQFKDTYVQLLKKTIEELNLSIVLMEPTIIGEDPESEGNKKLKEYVQAVREAAEQFECSYVPLHGAFIKQLRGKVLTPLTTDGVHMNERGDELMAVEWIKATRHLF; encoded by the coding sequence TTGAAGTATTCAAAAATCCTATTTATCGGTGACAGTATTACAGAAAGCGGTAGGTTTGATGACACGAAGGGAATCGGAAATGGCTATGTACATAAAGTGGTAGAAAAATTAGGTCTTCCACTTGATAACGTGTTGAATCGAGGTGTAGAAGGTGACCAGATTGTTGATCTGGCGAATAGATGGGATCAGGATGTCCTTGCTGAACGCCCTGATCTTTTATCCATTTCCATAGGGGTCAACGATGTCTGGAGGCAGTTGGATTCACCAGAAATGAACCAAATTTCCCCTGAGCAGTTTAAAGATACGTATGTTCAATTACTTAAGAAAACTATAGAAGAATTGAATCTTTCGATTGTTTTGATGGAGCCTACGATCATAGGGGAAGATCCTGAGTCAGAAGGAAACAAGAAGCTCAAAGAGTATGTACAAGCGGTGAGGGAGGCGGCTGAGCAATTTGAATGTAGTTATGTTCCACTTCATGGGGCATTCATTAAGCAACTGCGCGGCAAAGTTCTGACTCCGCTTACGACTGATGGGGTTCATATGAATGAGCGAGGAGACGAGCTGATGGCCGTAGAATGGATCAAAGCAACCCGCCACTTGTTTTAA
- a CDS encoding acyl-CoA thioesterase, producing MYKKIIEPRVSETDGVGHINNTTIPVWFEAARNEIFKLFTPDSSFDNWKMIILNMNVDYLSQIYFGTDVTIYTWVKRIGNSSLELYEELWQDEHMCAKGTVTYVNFNLQSQKSERIPDEVRKELEMHMYQVS from the coding sequence ATGTACAAAAAAATCATAGAGCCACGGGTCTCGGAAACAGATGGGGTCGGTCATATTAACAACACGACCATCCCTGTCTGGTTTGAGGCCGCTAGAAATGAGATTTTTAAACTGTTTACACCTGATAGTTCCTTTGATAATTGGAAAATGATCATTCTGAATATGAACGTCGATTATCTGAGTCAAATCTACTTTGGGACAGATGTAACGATTTATACTTGGGTGAAAAGAATCGGAAATTCCAGTTTAGAATTATACGAGGAATTGTGGCAGGATGAGCATATGTGTGCTAAAGGAACCGTGACATATGTAAATTTTAATTTGCAATCACAGAAGTCAGAGCGGATTCCAGATGAGGTTCGGAAAGAGTTAGAAATGCATATGTATCAAGTGTCTTAA
- a CDS encoding iron-containing alcohol dehydrogenase codes for MYQFVSPKKVYYGEGSLSRLQDVLQELKVHRVFVVADPALKDLQVIDPIIHILEGEGVEVTISTDVVPEPSLNVGNQMVEQARESQAELVVGVGGGSALDLAKAAAVFIDNKGGVEDFLNLSGQQKFESRGVPKVLIPTTSGTGAEVTDISVFSLEDTKDVMTHPYLLADYAIIDPVMTYTLPPNVTASSGMDALTHAIEAYTSKHATPLTDSLALEAIGRISRNIRSAVWNDRDYKAREQMALGSMQAGLSFYNAGVAGVHALAYPLGGLHKVPHGESNAVLLPFVYDSIFPACLDKMAGIGKALGVPVEGKTNRQVAQSVVRYLLELVEDVGLPTTLSVYDIEEKDMERLVDNGLQQTRLLKRSPKPLSETAVRQIYFNALRGELTHS; via the coding sequence ATGTATCAGTTCGTTTCACCTAAAAAGGTCTATTACGGAGAAGGATCATTGAGCAGGCTGCAAGATGTATTACAAGAGCTTAAAGTTCATCGGGTATTTGTAGTGGCAGATCCTGCTTTAAAAGACTTGCAAGTGATCGATCCTATCATACATATCTTAGAGGGGGAGGGTGTAGAGGTTACGATTAGCACTGATGTTGTCCCTGAACCTTCTTTGAATGTAGGAAATCAAATGGTAGAACAAGCAAGAGAATCGCAAGCAGAACTTGTCGTAGGGGTCGGAGGAGGAAGCGCGCTAGACCTTGCGAAAGCAGCGGCTGTATTCATCGATAACAAAGGCGGAGTGGAAGATTTCTTAAATTTAAGTGGGCAACAAAAATTTGAATCAAGAGGGGTACCGAAAGTTTTAATTCCGACTACATCAGGAACGGGGGCAGAAGTGACGGATATCTCCGTATTTTCTTTGGAAGATACAAAAGATGTGATGACGCACCCTTATCTGCTTGCTGACTATGCAATTATCGACCCTGTTATGACCTATACCTTACCACCAAACGTTACAGCTTCCAGCGGTATGGATGCTCTCACACATGCGATTGAAGCCTATACGTCGAAGCATGCGACGCCTTTAACAGATTCTTTAGCTTTAGAGGCAATTGGGAGAATCAGCAGAAATATAAGATCCGCTGTCTGGAACGATCGCGATTACAAAGCACGAGAACAGATGGCGCTTGGCAGTATGCAGGCAGGATTGAGTTTTTATAATGCCGGTGTAGCAGGTGTTCACGCTTTAGCTTATCCTTTAGGCGGTTTACACAAAGTTCCCCATGGGGAATCCAATGCTGTTTTGCTTCCTTTCGTTTATGATTCTATTTTTCCAGCATGTTTAGATAAGATGGCTGGAATTGGAAAAGCGCTTGGTGTTCCTGTTGAAGGAAAAACAAATCGTCAAGTTGCACAAAGCGTCGTTCGCTATTTACTGGAATTAGTGGAAGACGTCGGACTACCAACAACACTAAGCGTTTATGATATTGAGGAAAAAGATATGGAGCGGCTTGTAGATAACGGCCTTCAACAAACACGTCTGTTAAAGCGCAGTCCAAAACCTCTCTCAGAAACAGCGGTGCGGCAAATATACTTTAACGCTCTACGAGGAGAATTAACTCATAGCTAG